One window of Candidatus Nitrospira kreftii genomic DNA carries:
- a CDS encoding hypothetical protein (conserved protein of unknown function): MRVCVIDGRGGGLGSRLVSGLRETLSLDCRIMALGTNRIAAEAMRDAGAEQVESGIEAIARVVPTADVIVASLNMVLPGAMLGEVTQEIARTILEARAKKVLLPLNRVRVEIVGTGGRTMDTLIDECLSRVRIAVQATCRA, translated from the coding sequence GTGCGAGTCTGTGTGATCGACGGACGCGGGGGAGGACTGGGTTCCCGGCTTGTATCAGGGTTGCGGGAAACCTTGAGTCTCGATTGTCGAATCATGGCGTTGGGAACAAACCGCATTGCTGCGGAGGCCATGCGGGATGCCGGGGCCGAGCAGGTCGAGTCAGGAATTGAGGCGATTGCGCGGGTCGTGCCGACGGCTGATGTCATCGTGGCGTCATTAAACATGGTGTTGCCTGGTGCCATGCTGGGAGAAGTCACCCAGGAGATTGCCAGGACGATTCTTGAGGCGAGGGCCAAGAAGGTGCTGCTGCCGCTGAATCGAGTTCGGGTAGAAATCGTGGGAACTGGAGGCCGCACGATGGATACGTTGATCGACGAATGCCTCTCACGAGTCCGTATTGCCGTGCAAGCCACCTGCCGAGCGTAA
- a CDS encoding ABC transporter related protein: MIEVSHLTRRYGDLTAVDDVNFVIGRGEVVGLLGHNGAGKTTIMKMMTGFLEPSGGTIRIDSLEIGHDTPAIQTRLGYLPENCPVWPDMTVIDYLDYQAALHGVSQERRPHAITQAIRRTALSEKATRPIHTLSRGYRQRVGVAQAILHEPDIIILDEPTNGLDPTQIRHMRELVRELATKATVIVSTHILQEVQAVCERVLILRAGRLVIDSRLEDLQTSQALLVTVDGKAHTTLESVEGVAKVTELAADETRRQYRLEASPTVAPRVAAALTQAGLGVHELRAERHDLETVFTRVNEEAGHA, from the coding sequence ATGATCGAGGTAAGCCATCTGACACGCCGCTATGGCGATCTGACGGCCGTTGATGACGTGAATTTTGTGATCGGTCGTGGAGAAGTCGTCGGCCTCTTGGGACATAATGGCGCAGGAAAAACCACGATCATGAAGATGATGACGGGCTTCCTTGAGCCAAGCGGGGGCACTATTCGCATCGATAGCCTTGAGATAGGCCATGACACTCCGGCGATCCAGACACGGCTTGGCTACCTTCCTGAGAATTGTCCGGTCTGGCCGGACATGACGGTGATTGACTATTTGGATTACCAGGCAGCGCTCCACGGGGTGTCTCAAGAACGTCGACCTCATGCGATCACACAGGCCATACGTCGCACGGCCCTGTCCGAGAAGGCAACCAGACCCATCCACACGCTCTCGCGCGGTTACCGACAACGCGTCGGCGTCGCCCAAGCCATCTTGCACGAACCGGACATCATCATTCTCGATGAACCCACGAACGGTCTGGATCCCACTCAGATCCGTCATATGCGAGAACTCGTACGCGAGCTGGCCACGAAAGCCACGGTGATCGTCTCCACTCATATTTTGCAGGAAGTGCAGGCCGTCTGCGAGCGCGTCCTGATTCTCCGAGCCGGACGGTTGGTCATCGACTCGCGACTGGAAGATCTGCAGACGAGTCAGGCGCTCCTCGTCACCGTGGACGGCAAGGCACACACAACGCTCGAATCAGTGGAAGGCGTCGCGAAGGTCACCGAGCTGGCTGCCGACGAAACACGACGGCAGTATCGATTGGAGGCTTCTCCGACCGTAGCCCCACGGGTGGCTGCAGCCTTAACCCAGGCAGGGCTGGGGGTACATGAATTGAGGGCGGAACGCCACGACCTTGAAACAGTTTTCACCCGCGTGAACGAGGAGGCCGGACATGCGTGA
- a CDS encoding hypothetical protein (conserved protein of unknown function) yields MRVTAMLGALSLLIGGVALMPSSLEAAGWISGIDSYVAPWVKDIEQELWKKDYRDLYANDPRTPQVVALRLLNQAAKAEEANDSLLAQQLVRDALQVFEEGVQKHYYSPSEIEPIMTFIQQHAPSKTS; encoded by the coding sequence ATGAGAGTGACAGCCATGCTCGGCGCGCTGTCCCTGCTGATTGGCGGGGTGGCGCTCATGCCATCGTCATTGGAAGCGGCCGGATGGATCTCCGGAATTGACTCGTATGTGGCACCGTGGGTCAAGGATATCGAGCAGGAGCTTTGGAAGAAGGACTATCGCGATCTGTATGCCAACGATCCGCGCACTCCTCAGGTCGTCGCCCTTCGCCTCTTGAATCAGGCGGCCAAGGCTGAGGAGGCGAACGATAGCCTGTTGGCGCAGCAACTCGTGCGTGATGCACTCCAAGTGTTTGAAGAGGGAGTACAAAAGCATTATTACTCGCCGTCTGAGATCGAGCCGATCATGACGTTTATCCAGCAACATGCCCCAAGTAAGACCAGCTGA
- a CDS encoding putative nickel-responsive regulator → MKKLVRFGVSLDHHLLDAFDRHIEQRKYTNRSEALRDLIRDNLVGQEWDENKETVGTITFVYDHHVRDLTSKLTDIQHDYHGQILSGMHVHLDHDHCLEVLVVKGKGSDIRKVADALVSVKGVKHGKLTMTTTGKGLD, encoded by the coding sequence ATGAAAAAGCTGGTGCGTTTCGGTGTCTCACTCGATCACCATTTGCTGGATGCGTTCGACCGCCACATTGAGCAGCGCAAGTACACCAATCGGTCGGAAGCCCTTCGCGACCTGATCCGCGACAATCTCGTCGGGCAGGAGTGGGACGAGAATAAAGAGACGGTGGGCACGATCACGTTCGTCTATGACCATCATGTGCGAGACCTGACGAGCAAGTTGACGGACATTCAGCATGACTACCACGGTCAGATTCTCTCCGGTATGCATGTGCATCTCGATCATGACCATTGTCTCGAAGTGCTGGTCGTGAAGGGAAAAGGGTCGGACATTCGAAAAGTGGCCGATGCGTTGGTGAGCGTGAAAGGTGTGAAGCACGGTAAGTTGACCATGACGACGACCGGAAAGGGCCTGGACTAA
- a CDS encoding Heat shock protein Hsp20, whose product MSTYLPSIVSTIRTDAFDRQIDRLFNEAVRAFDAADQRWVPAANAWEDDNGFYVQMALPGWEPKDITLEVTNQILTVRGERNVELQNADKFHLREIANGQFARLFRLPSFVEHDKASATHTHGLLTITFPKREEAKCRRIMIEET is encoded by the coding sequence ATGAGCACCTACTTACCGAGTATTGTTTCAACTATCCGGACCGATGCGTTCGATCGTCAGATCGATCGGCTGTTCAATGAGGCTGTACGAGCCTTTGATGCTGCCGATCAGAGGTGGGTTCCAGCCGCGAATGCTTGGGAAGATGACAATGGATTCTACGTTCAGATGGCGCTGCCCGGCTGGGAGCCCAAGGACATCACCCTGGAAGTCACTAACCAGATCCTCACCGTACGGGGTGAGCGGAATGTTGAGCTTCAGAATGCTGACAAATTCCACCTGCGCGAGATTGCTAATGGGCAGTTCGCGCGGCTCTTCCGGCTGCCGTCTTTTGTCGAACACGACAAGGCATCTGCCACGCACACGCATGGCCTACTCACGATTACCTTCCCGAAACGGGAAGAGGCCAAGTGTCGGCGCATCATGATCGAAGAAACCTAG
- a CDS encoding putative periplasmic serine endoprotease DegP-like protein: MHKTMKKQCRRAAVALLCGGVLVVSGVNVFPSSSNVVASQPSMSRVQFANAPTVEEPLLGQPFVPIAKRAKASVVNVSSVKKTKQDGQSFQNPFFDDPFFRRFFGEEFERRMPAPREFQQQGLGSGVIVTSDGYIITNNHVIEGADELSVSLPDKRSFKAKVIGTDPKTDVAVIKIDASNLSALPWGDASQLEVGEMVLAVGNPFGLSQTVTMGIISAIGRANVGIVDYEDFIQTDAAINPGNSGGALVNLKGELIGINTAIFSRSGGYMGIGFAIPSTMAKSVMQSLIKHGKVIRGWLGVSIQDVTPDLAKEFGAAENTGALVGDVMEDSPASNAKLQRGDILTAYNGIPVRDSNHLRGLVAETLPGTTARLSVLRDKKPLDLTITIGELPKELAKAGRDGSGKGEHALAGLTVENVRQSAGSKSSSGVVVTDIEPESSAERAGLQKGDVIREINRKPVKDVKDFERLTSQLAPRSPVLLLVKRGNSTIFLSIGRDR, encoded by the coding sequence ATGCACAAAACCATGAAGAAGCAATGCCGGCGTGCTGCAGTCGCCCTGCTCTGTGGTGGAGTTCTGGTCGTCTCTGGCGTGAACGTGTTCCCATCCTCTTCGAATGTGGTCGCCTCTCAACCATCCATGAGCAGGGTTCAGTTCGCAAACGCTCCGACAGTGGAAGAGCCACTGTTAGGGCAGCCGTTTGTGCCGATCGCCAAACGCGCCAAAGCGTCCGTCGTCAATGTCTCGTCCGTCAAGAAGACCAAGCAGGATGGCCAGAGTTTCCAGAACCCGTTCTTCGATGACCCATTCTTTCGCCGGTTCTTTGGTGAAGAATTCGAGCGGCGCATGCCGGCTCCACGCGAATTTCAGCAGCAGGGCTTGGGCTCAGGCGTGATTGTGACATCGGACGGTTACATCATCACGAACAATCACGTCATAGAAGGAGCCGATGAACTGAGCGTCTCCTTGCCGGACAAACGCTCGTTCAAAGCCAAGGTGATCGGGACAGACCCCAAGACCGATGTCGCCGTGATTAAGATCGATGCCTCAAACCTTTCGGCACTCCCATGGGGCGATGCGTCTCAATTAGAGGTCGGTGAGATGGTGTTAGCGGTCGGCAATCCCTTCGGGCTGAGTCAAACCGTCACCATGGGTATTATCAGTGCGATCGGCCGCGCCAATGTCGGCATCGTGGACTATGAAGACTTTATCCAAACCGATGCGGCGATCAACCCTGGAAATTCCGGCGGCGCGTTGGTGAACCTCAAGGGTGAATTGATTGGCATCAATACGGCGATTTTTTCTCGAAGCGGTGGCTACATGGGTATCGGGTTCGCCATCCCCAGCACGATGGCCAAGAGCGTGATGCAGAGCTTGATCAAACACGGCAAGGTCATCCGTGGATGGCTCGGCGTGTCGATTCAAGACGTCACGCCGGACTTGGCAAAGGAATTCGGCGCCGCCGAGAACACAGGAGCACTCGTGGGAGATGTCATGGAAGACAGTCCGGCGTCAAACGCCAAGCTCCAGCGGGGGGACATCTTGACGGCGTACAACGGAATCCCCGTGCGAGACTCGAATCACCTCCGTGGCTTGGTTGCCGAGACTCTGCCTGGAACAACGGCACGCCTGTCCGTCTTGCGCGACAAGAAACCCTTGGATCTCACCATCACCATCGGTGAACTGCCCAAAGAATTGGCCAAGGCCGGCCGAGACGGCAGCGGGAAGGGAGAGCATGCGCTCGCCGGTCTTACGGTGGAGAATGTCCGTCAGTCTGCTGGCTCGAAGTCGTCCTCCGGCGTCGTCGTAACGGATATCGAGCCGGAGAGCTCGGCCGAACGCGCAGGGCTGCAGAAAGGGGACGTCATCCGTGAAATCAACCGGAAGCCTGTCAAAGACGTGAAGGATTTTGAGCGCCTGACGAGCCAGCTTGCTCCGCGCTCGCCTGTCCTTCTCTTGGTGAAAAGAGGGAACAGCACCATTTTCTTGTCGATCGGTAGGGACCGCTGA
- a CDS encoding ABC transporter permease, with the protein MREFLPVIRRVTRKEFRGFFSTPAAYLFVGAFLTLVLFMFFWLETFFARNIADVRPLFEWLPLLLIFLVAALTMRGWAEERVAGTLESLLTAPVRPLELVLGKFFASLLLVAIALLLTLPLPVTVSMLGPLDWGPVIGGYVATLFLAAAYVAIGLYMSVRTDNSIVALILTSVVCGLFYLIGAETITTLFGHDVGSRLALLGTGTRFESISRGVLDLRDLYYYCSIVGVFLTLNVFSLERIRWAGNPTSQRHRQWAWVAGLTAANFIAGNLWLGSITHARIDLTNGNLYSLSQLTQQQLTQLREPLLIRGYFSAKTHPLLAPLVPRLKDLLQEYVVASRGRARVEIIDPTRDRDAEEEAAARYGVRPVPFQTADRYQAAVVSSYFDLVIAYGDQHERLGFQDLIEVKVYTQDHLDVVLKDPEYAITRAVRKVAGAYQTGGNVFDNLSRSVTFQGYMSPDKRLPKALRDLRADLEVLLKELGKAAGDRFAVRFVDPDAEGGRLAEELQTKYGFRPQIVSPLDPNPFWFYMVLEADGEVVQVPLPTTLSKEELKHAVEAALQRLTSGALKTVAIVKPQGTGLGDPRYTELEKTLAENVRVKDADLKNGRVPAEADLLLVLAPDQLDDKQRFAIDQFLMQGGSVIVTTSPFDVRIAGALTATKKTSGLHEWLAHHGITIEETMVLDPHNAALPVPVERQLGGITVREIRMLPYPHFPDLRKEGLSQSSPITASLGQLTINWASPVTVDAEKNKGRTVSELARSSATSWTSASQNILPDYQSYPDTGFPVGDEQVGSLMAVAVEGRFDSFYKGKESPLTSKGDNAGSDKDVAAQGTGIINHSPDSARLILVASNTFASDMATELVSQGLSTRYTKPLEFIQNTVDWSLEDRSLLALRGRTQLARTLDPLPEGRHQLWESANYGLALIGLLAIWIWRRRVAVADQRRYQQVLREA; encoded by the coding sequence ATGCGTGAATTCCTCCCGGTCATCCGTCGCGTCACGAGGAAGGAGTTCCGTGGTTTCTTTTCGACGCCGGCAGCCTATCTGTTCGTCGGCGCCTTCCTGACGCTGGTCCTCTTCATGTTCTTTTGGTTGGAGACGTTCTTTGCCCGCAACATCGCGGACGTGCGTCCCTTGTTTGAATGGCTTCCCCTGTTACTGATCTTCCTCGTGGCGGCGTTGACCATGCGCGGTTGGGCTGAAGAACGTGTAGCCGGCACCCTCGAAAGCCTCCTGACCGCGCCCGTGCGTCCACTTGAACTGGTCTTAGGAAAGTTCTTTGCGTCCTTACTGTTGGTAGCAATCGCCCTGCTGCTGACCCTTCCCCTGCCGGTGACGGTTTCAATGCTCGGCCCCTTGGATTGGGGACCGGTGATCGGCGGCTATGTGGCGACACTGTTCCTCGCGGCAGCCTATGTCGCGATCGGGTTGTACATGAGCGTCCGAACAGATAACTCCATCGTCGCGTTAATTCTCACGTCCGTGGTCTGCGGCTTGTTCTACCTGATCGGCGCGGAGACCATCACGACACTGTTCGGACACGACGTAGGCAGCCGCCTTGCGCTCCTCGGAACCGGTACTCGCTTCGAGTCCATCAGTCGCGGTGTCCTTGACCTGCGTGACCTCTACTATTACTGCTCGATTGTGGGTGTCTTCCTGACGCTCAACGTCTTCTCGCTTGAACGAATCCGATGGGCGGGTAACCCTACCAGCCAAAGGCATCGCCAATGGGCCTGGGTAGCCGGACTGACTGCGGCGAATTTTATCGCGGGGAACCTCTGGCTCGGGTCGATCACGCACGCGCGGATTGACTTGACTAACGGCAACCTCTATTCCCTTTCACAATTGACCCAACAGCAACTCACTCAACTGCGTGAGCCTCTCCTCATTCGTGGCTACTTTTCCGCCAAAACCCATCCATTGTTGGCGCCGCTTGTGCCGCGCCTAAAGGATCTCCTCCAGGAATATGTCGTGGCTTCCAGGGGCCGCGCTCGGGTGGAGATCATCGATCCGACCCGTGATCGCGACGCTGAAGAGGAGGCGGCGGCCCGGTATGGAGTTCGCCCCGTTCCCTTCCAAACCGCAGATCGATACCAGGCTGCGGTGGTCAGTTCCTACTTCGACCTGGTGATCGCCTACGGGGACCAACACGAACGGTTGGGCTTTCAAGATCTCATCGAAGTGAAAGTGTACACTCAAGACCATCTGGACGTGGTCCTGAAAGATCCTGAGTATGCGATCACCCGCGCGGTCCGCAAGGTAGCAGGCGCATACCAGACCGGTGGCAATGTATTCGACAATCTGTCTCGTTCTGTGACGTTTCAAGGGTACATGTCGCCTGATAAGCGATTGCCGAAGGCCCTCCGTGATCTCCGTGCGGACTTGGAAGTCCTGCTGAAAGAGCTTGGCAAAGCTGCCGGTGACCGGTTCGCCGTACGGTTTGTGGATCCGGACGCCGAGGGTGGCCGGCTTGCCGAAGAGTTGCAGACGAAGTATGGATTTCGCCCGCAAATTGTGAGCCCGCTCGATCCCAATCCGTTCTGGTTTTATATGGTCCTGGAAGCAGATGGCGAGGTTGTGCAGGTGCCGCTCCCGACGACCTTAAGCAAGGAAGAACTCAAGCATGCCGTAGAGGCAGCCCTCCAGCGGCTGACGTCCGGCGCTCTCAAGACGGTGGCTATTGTGAAGCCTCAGGGGACCGGTCTCGGGGATCCGCGATACACCGAATTGGAAAAAACTCTCGCCGAAAACGTACGAGTCAAGGACGCCGACCTGAAGAATGGTCGAGTTCCGGCTGAAGCTGATCTGCTCCTAGTGCTCGCACCCGATCAACTGGATGACAAACAGCGCTTTGCCATCGATCAGTTCCTCATGCAAGGCGGCAGCGTGATTGTGACCACGTCCCCCTTTGATGTCCGCATTGCCGGCGCCCTGACGGCAACCAAGAAGACCTCCGGGCTTCACGAATGGTTGGCGCACCATGGGATTACGATTGAGGAGACGATGGTGCTCGACCCACACAATGCGGCGTTGCCGGTTCCGGTGGAACGGCAACTCGGTGGGATCACCGTGCGCGAGATCCGCATGCTCCCCTATCCACACTTCCCCGACCTGCGGAAGGAAGGGCTCAGCCAGAGCTCTCCGATCACCGCGTCCCTTGGCCAGTTGACAATCAACTGGGCCTCGCCGGTGACCGTCGATGCGGAAAAGAATAAGGGGCGAACGGTCTCGGAACTTGCACGAAGCTCTGCCACGAGCTGGACCTCGGCAAGCCAGAACATCCTTCCCGACTACCAATCCTATCCCGATACAGGATTTCCCGTGGGCGACGAACAGGTGGGATCCTTGATGGCCGTTGCGGTTGAGGGACGGTTCGACTCATTCTACAAAGGGAAAGAGTCGCCGCTCACCTCAAAAGGCGACAACGCCGGTTCGGACAAAGACGTTGCTGCACAGGGAACGGGCATCATCAACCATTCGCCGGACTCGGCACGCCTCATCTTGGTGGCCAGTAATACCTTCGCATCGGATATGGCGACGGAGCTGGTCTCTCAGGGGCTGAGTACCCGCTACACGAAACCCCTGGAATTCATCCAAAACACCGTCGACTGGTCGTTGGAAGATCGTAGTCTGTTGGCGTTGCGTGGCCGCACGCAGCTGGCTCGTACCCTTGATCCTTTGCCGGAGGGGCGCCACCAACTTTGGGAATCGGCGAATTACGGTCTTGCGCTAATCGGCCTCCTGGCGATCTGGATCTGGCGTCGCCGTGTCGCGGTAGCTGACCAAAGGCGTTACCAACAAGTTCTCAGGGAGGCGTGA
- a CDS encoding hypothetical protein (conserved protein of unknown function) produces the protein MPKTVKWLGVLLAVQIVMAVGFNLPTLWPSMQPGAAPLVEVAQNQINRIALEGPEHAKVVLIKEGETWVLPELGKFPADSNRVNTVLEKITRSKTSTPIAVTAGAKARFKVDDEVFERRITLAENDKPLATLYVGSSPGLRRSYVRVGGNDAIFALELATYDVPVQLTDWEDKTVLHLEKNDITALEIAGLRIEQAAQPASSPSSIQADNQPHPAVTPPTWEAKGLEAGRRLELKPDAVDNLTRLLADLSFENVLGRDLSPEYGLEKPLLTIMLSRKTGDTLTYFLGKSSKNNDYTLKISNRPEYFRLPSYRATALLEAADRKQLLNTASGTPTPTKS, from the coding sequence ATGCCGAAGACGGTGAAGTGGCTCGGAGTGCTGTTGGCAGTTCAGATTGTGATGGCCGTGGGATTCAACCTCCCCACGCTCTGGCCATCGATGCAACCTGGAGCAGCACCGCTGGTTGAGGTGGCGCAAAACCAGATCAACCGCATTGCGCTCGAGGGACCGGAGCATGCCAAGGTCGTGCTCATCAAGGAGGGAGAGACTTGGGTTCTGCCGGAACTCGGAAAGTTTCCTGCCGACTCGAATCGAGTGAACACCGTCTTGGAAAAGATAACACGGTCAAAGACCAGCACCCCTATTGCCGTGACGGCTGGAGCCAAGGCACGGTTTAAAGTCGATGATGAAGTGTTCGAGCGGCGCATCACGTTGGCCGAGAACGACAAGCCATTGGCCACACTGTACGTAGGCTCCTCACCTGGCCTTCGCCGCAGCTACGTTCGCGTCGGCGGGAATGATGCGATATTCGCACTTGAGTTGGCCACCTATGATGTACCGGTACAACTGACAGATTGGGAAGACAAGACGGTCCTCCACCTGGAGAAGAACGACATCACAGCTCTCGAGATCGCTGGACTTCGTATTGAACAGGCCGCACAGCCTGCTTCTTCACCTTCGAGCATACAGGCAGACAATCAACCTCACCCAGCTGTGACACCCCCAACATGGGAGGCGAAGGGACTCGAAGCAGGACGTCGTCTTGAACTGAAGCCCGATGCAGTTGATAACTTGACTCGACTGCTCGCTGATCTCAGCTTTGAGAATGTGCTAGGCCGGGACCTCAGTCCGGAGTATGGGCTTGAAAAACCGTTACTCACGATCATGCTGTCTCGGAAAACAGGCGACACTCTGACGTATTTCTTGGGAAAGAGCTCCAAGAACAATGACTATACGCTCAAGATATCCAATCGACCGGAATATTTCCGATTACCCTCCTATCGGGCAACTGCGCTATTGGAGGCGGCTGACCGCAAGCAATTACTGAATACAGCATCCGGCACTCCTACACCAACAAAGAGCTGA
- a CDS encoding HupE/UreJ family protein has protein sequence MVFRTSFGAMANHHWMIAFRFGLIHGFGFASMLTDLGLLQDSLLLSLVSFNIGVEPDHSPSSPRSCLLPMCSTTPGPT, from the coding sequence ATGGTGTTCCGTACCAGCTTCGGCGCGATGGCAAACCATCATTGGATGATTGCCTTTAGATTTGGCCTGATTCATGGGTTCGGATTCGCTTCAATGCTCACGGATCTTGGGCTGCTTCAGGATTCCCTTTTGCTGAGCCTGGTCAGTTTCAACATAGGAGTGGAACCCGACCACTCGCCATCGTCGCCGCGTTCTTGCCTCTTGCCTATGTGCTCCACCACTCCTGGTCCTACCTAA
- a CDS encoding hypothetical protein (conserved protein of unknown function), with the protein MALMTKLKEMMPWKRKPVKMHEGILVREDINQLFDRFLRSPLETGWSRFAGLGSGIEMYETDEHVILRADVPGVDPKQLNVTVRNGILCLSYEDQREWHDGNGGGSSRRYTAFRRSVALPEGLEVSTAEAACKNGVLAIRIPWSSEARDRSRTIVVPVD; encoded by the coding sequence ATGGCACTGATGACGAAGCTCAAAGAAATGATGCCGTGGAAACGCAAACCCGTCAAAATGCACGAGGGTATATTGGTGCGCGAGGACATCAATCAGTTGTTTGATCGCTTTCTGAGGTCACCTCTCGAAACGGGATGGTCCCGTTTTGCCGGCCTTGGTTCGGGAATTGAGATGTACGAAACAGACGAGCATGTGATACTCCGCGCAGACGTCCCCGGAGTGGACCCGAAGCAACTTAACGTTACCGTCAGAAATGGCATTCTCTGTCTGAGCTATGAAGATCAGCGCGAGTGGCATGACGGGAACGGCGGAGGAAGCAGCAGACGCTATACGGCCTTCCGTCGAAGTGTGGCATTGCCCGAAGGCTTAGAAGTTTCTACAGCGGAGGCTGCATGTAAGAACGGAGTGCTCGCCATTCGAATACCCTGGTCGTCTGAAGCCAGAGACCGATCCCGCACGATCGTGGTCCCTGTGGACTAA
- a CDS encoding hypothetical protein (conserved protein of unknown function), translating into MKCERCNGLVIAVSFVGGGDDTHGAWKYDGLKCLNCGHITDPLFIKNRELTRSVAGPQPELYVPVIHHLTSIGPTQSQLSAAARSR; encoded by the coding sequence ATGAAATGCGAACGTTGTAACGGCTTAGTCATAGCCGTATCGTTTGTGGGCGGCGGTGATGACACACATGGCGCCTGGAAATATGACGGCTTGAAGTGTCTGAATTGTGGACATATCACAGATCCGCTGTTTATAAAAAACAGGGAGCTGACGCGGAGCGTCGCTGGCCCTCAGCCAGAGCTGTATGTGCCGGTCATCCATCATCTAACCAGTATTGGGCCTACCCAAAGCCAGCTCTCAGCGGCGGCTCGCTCGAGGTGA